One Mugil cephalus isolate CIBA_MC_2020 chromosome 10, CIBA_Mcephalus_1.1, whole genome shotgun sequence genomic window carries:
- the LOC125014758 gene encoding transcription factor Maf yields the protein MASELAMSNSDLPTSPLAMEYVNDFDLMKFEVKKEPVEPDRSINQCSRLVAGGSLSSTPMSTPCSSVPPSPSFSAPSPGSGSEQKAHLEDFYWMTGYQQQLNPEALGFSPEDAVEALISSSHQLQTFDGYARGQQFGGAAGAGGAMAGEEMGSAAAVVSAVIAAAAAQNGAPHHHHHHHHHHHSGAHHPSSGSQSGGGPGGNHQHLRLEDRFSDEQLVTMSVRELNRQLRGVSKEEVIRLKQKRRTLKNRGYAQSCRYKRVQQRHVLEGEKTQLMQQVDHLKQEISRLARERDAYKEKYEKLISTGFRENGGSSSDNNPSSPEFFMTSRKFLHL from the coding sequence ATGGCATCAGAGCTGGCAATGAGCAACTCCGACCTGCCCACCAGTCCCCTGGCCATGGAATATGTTAATGACTTCGATCTGATGAAGTTTGAAGTGAAAAAGGAGCCGGTGGAGCCCGATCGCAGCATCAACCAGTGCAGCCGCCTGGTCGCCGGGGGATCCCTATCTTCCACCCCGATGAGCACGCCTTGCAGCTCGGTTCCCCCCTCTCCAAGCTTCTCGGCGCCCAGTCCGGGATCAGGGAGCGAACAGAAGGCGCACTTGGAGGATTTCTACTGGATGACCGGGTACCAACAGCAGTTGAACCCCGAAGCTCTGGGCTTTAGCCCGGAGGACGCCGTAGAGGCACTGATCAGCAGCAGTCACCAGCTCCAGACCTTCGATGGCTATGCCAGAGGGCAGCAGTTCGGCGGCGCAGCCGGTGCAGGAGGCGCCATGGCCGGGGAGGAGATGGGATCAGCGGCCGCCGTGGTGTCCGCGGTTATCGCTGCAGCCGCAGCTCAGAACGGggctccccaccaccaccaccatcaccaccaccaccaccactcagGGGCACACCACCCCTCCTCCGGGTCGCAGTCCGGCGGCGGACCGGGCGGAAACCACCAGCACCTGCGCTTGGAAGATCGGTTCTCGGACGAGCAGCTGGTGACCATGTCGGTGCGGGAATTGAACCGGCAGCTCCGGGGGGTGAGCAAGGAAGAGGTGATCCGTCtgaaacagaagaggaggacgcTAAAGAACAGAGGCTATGCCCAGTCCTGTCGGTACAAGCGGGTCCAGCAGCGGCACGTCCTGGAGGGAGAGAAGACGCAACTCATGCAGCAGGTGGACCACCTCAAGCAGGAGATCTCCCGGCTGGCCAGGGAGAGGGACGCCTACAAGGAGAAATACGAGAAGCTGATCAGCACCGGCTTCAGAGAAAACGGAGGATCGAGCAGCGACAACAACCCTTCATCCCCGGAGTTTTTCAT